The stretch of DNA CGGCGCGCCGAGAAGTCGGGGCGAACGGATCTGCCACTGAAAATGTGGTGCTTCCCGTATCTGTCGTATGTTGCCCTCGCGCTGCTCGCCGCGGTCGCGGTGCTGGCGTTGTTCGACGACGCCGCACGCAACCAGCTGTTCGCGACGCTCACGTTCACCTGCGCGATCACCCTGGCCTGCTGGGTGCTCGGGCGTCGGCAGCGCGCCGCGGCCGCCGACGGCACACCGGAGAAGACACCCGAGACCGTCGGCTGACCGGACGCCGCCGCGGTCTCACGGACGTCGAGGGGTCGTCCGTGAGACAGCGCGGTCTCCCGCTCAGCGGACACTTTCCGATCGTCGCATGACCTGCTGCCCTACCGTCGACCGCACAGAACGAAGGGGCCGGGAATGACCACACCACCAGACGTTTTCGCTCCGGCCACCCTGGGTCCCCTCACGTTGCGCAACCGGATCATCAAATCCGCCACGTTCGAGGGGCGCACGCCCGACGCACTCGTCACGGACGAACTGATCGAGTTCCACCGCCGACCCGCTGCGGGTGGTGTGGGGATGTCGACGGTGGCCTATTGCGCCGTGGCACCCGAGGGTCGCACCGAACGCGGGCAGTTGTGGATGCGCCCCGACGCGGTGCCCGGGCTGCGCAGGCTCACCGACGCCATCCACGCCGAGGGTGCCGCCGCGAGTGCGCAGCTCGGTCACGCCGGACCCGTCGCGAACGAGAAGTCCACCGGACTGCCCGCGCTCGCACCGTCCCGGTCGTTCAACCCGTTGAGCATGCGGATGATCCGCAGCGCCACGGCCGCCGACATCGCCAGGATCACCACCGCCCACGGCACCGCGGCGCGGATCGCGGTCGAGTCCGGTTTCGACGCCGTCGAGATCCACTTCGGCCACAACTACTTCGCCAGTGCGTTTCTCAGCCCGAAGCTGAACCGCCGCACCGATTCCTACGGCGGATCACTGGAGAACCGGGCCCGGGTGGTGCGCGACGTCGCCCGGACCGTGCGCGACGCCGTCGGCGGCCGGGTCGCGATCCTCGCCAAACTCAACATGGACGACGGCGTGCCCGGCGGCTTCTGGCTCGACGAGGCCATCCAGGTGGCCCGGCTGCTCGAGCGCGACGGCAGCGTCGATGCCCTCGAACTCACCATGGGCAGTTCACTTCTCAACCCGATGTATCTGTTCAAGGGTGACGCACCGGTACGGGAGTTCGCGGCCGCCATGCCGCAGCCAGTTCGCCTCGGCGTCCAACTGGTCGGGAAGTCGATGATCCACACCTACCCCTACCGCGACCTGTTCATGCTCGAGCACGCCCGCCAGATCCGTGCGGCGGTGACGTTGCCGCTCGTCCTGCTCGGCGGCGTCACCGACCGGGCGGGCATGGACACCGCCATGGCCGAGGGCTTCGAATTCGTCGCCATGGCCCGGGCACTACTGCGCGAACCCGACCTGGTGAACCGCATCCGGTCCGAACCCCGCACCCAGTCACTGTGCATCCACTGCAACAAATGCATGCCCACCATCTTCAGCGGCGCGCGCTGCGTGCTCGTCGAATAGTCGGCGGCTACCAGCTGGTCTGCGCCAGAACGGCATCCAGCGCCCCGTAGCTCTCGTTCATGCCGCCTTCCATGCCGGACTGCAGCATGCCGTCGCGCTCTTCCGGGGTGTGGAACTGGCTGACCACGGACAGCTGGGTGCGCCCGTCCCCGAGGTCGGTGTACGTGTTGTTCTCGATGATGACGTGGCCGGGCATGCCGTCCCACTCGAAGGTGTACACCAGACGCTCCTCCGGGGTGATCTCCCGGAAGCGCCCCTCGAATCCGTGGGAGTCGCCGTCCGCGTGTTCGACGACGCGCCAGTGCCCGCCGCGCTCGAATTCCCAGCGCTCGACGTCGAGGCGGTTGCCGCGACCCCACCACTGCGCCAACAGTTCCGGTTTCGTGAACGCCGCCCACACCCGGTCGCGCGGGGCGTTGAAGACGCGTTCGACGTGGATTTCCCGGTCCGTGGGCGTCGAGAGGGTGGCGGTCGTGGGACTCTGCGAGGTGCTCATGACGTGCCTTCCGTTCGATTGAGGAATTCGTCCAGACGATTCAGCCGCCCGTCGAGCGACCGCTGATAGTCACGGATCCAGGCCACCTCATGCTCGAGGGAATTGGACCCCAACATGCAGTACCGCACCCGGCCCCGTTTCTCGGTCACGACCATCCCCGCCCCTTCGAGCAGCCGCACATGTTTCTTGATGCCGGTGAGCGTCATCTCGAAGAGTTCGGCGAGGTCGCTGATCGTGCACGCGCCTTCGCCGAGCCGGTCGAGAATCCCACGCCGGGTGGGGTCTGCCAGCGCAGCGAACGTGGCGTCGAATGCGGAATGCTGAACCATCTAGTTCAGTGTTGCATGCGCCCACGACTCCGTCAACGGTTTTCGACTTCACACCCACGGCATCTCGGAGCCGGTACGGATCGGTAACGAATCCGGACGACCCGCCAGTCGGTGCGATGGACGTCTCCAGCGCGTCGTTAGCGTCGAATCCGTCGAGACACTTCGGGCGCGGAGGGGGCGGGATGGACACACCGACGTTCCCTCGCCGTCCGGCGATCGTGGTGGCGCTGGCGGTGTGCGCGACGGCGGCCGTCGTTCTGGTGCTCGGCACCGTCGACCCGCGGACACCGGAGATCGGATTGCTCGCCGGCGGCGCCGACCTGCACGTCTACCGCGACGGCGGCTGGCGCGTCCTGCACGGCATGCCGCTCTACAGCGGTCCCGTCGTGCTGGGTTTGCTGTACACGTACACCCCATTCTCGGCGATCGCGTTCGTGCCGCTCGAACGGATACCGGGCGCGTACGTCGACAACATCTGGATGGTCGCCAACCTGGGTGTGCTGGCGGGATGCATCCTCCTGTGCTGGCGCATCCTCGGTTACCGGACCACGCCGCACCTGGTGCTGGTCACGTTCCTGATGACGGCGGCGTGCACGTTCCTCGAACCGGTGCGGACAACGCTCTTCTACGGTCAGATCAATCTCGCGCTGATGCTGTGGGTGCTGTGGGACTTCTCCCGTCCCGAGCGCAGCATCCTGCGCGGGGTGGGCATCGGACTGGGCGCCGGGATCAAGCTGACGCCCGCCTACTTCGTGATCCCGCTCCTCGCGCTGCGGCACTGGCGAGCCGCGGCGGTCGCAACGTCCGTCTTCGCGGGCACCGTCGCCCTCGCGTGGGTGCTGGTGCCGGGCGACTCGCGCCGGTACTGGACTGCCACATTCTTCGACTCGACCCGCATCGCCGACGACGCGCATCCGTCCAACCAATCGCTGCGCGGAGTGCTCGCGCGACTCACGGACGGTCAATCGCCTCCATGGTTGTGGCTGCTGCTTGCCGGAGGCGTCGCGATCGTCAGCGTGGTCGTGTCGGTGCGCCTGTACGAACGCGGCGAGCGACTGCTGTCGGTGGTGCTCGGTGGCCTCACCGCCGCCGTGGTGTCGCCCTATTCGTGGAGCCATCACTGGGTGTGGCTGGTGCCGCTGCTGGTGTACATCGTGCACCGCGCGGTCTCGGGGAGCGGACGCTGGTGGTTTGCGTGGGCCGCGCTGTTCGCGTCGACGGCGGCGTGGCCATACTGGTGGAGCGCGGACTTCGCCGTCGTCGGACTGTTCCTGTTTCCACCGTCATGGCCGGTCGCGGTACTTCTACAGAACATCTATGTGCTCGTGTACGTCCCGGTCCTCGCCGCGGCGATCCGGATGGTCACCCGGCGCACGCAGACTCGGCCGGTTCTGACATCGGTCGCGACCGAGCCGCCGGCACCGGACGACGCCGCTCTGCTCGACTACCGCGAGTCTGCGTGACCAGCACATACCGCGACTTGTAGCAAATTGCTACACTTGGCGTCGGTGGTTGTGCGGCGCCTCGAGGAGGAATTATGAAGAAAATTGCCGACAAGGTAACCAGATTCTCGTCGGACCTCGTCGATGCCGCGTCGACCGAAGGTGAGCGGGAGAATCGCTCCGCTCGCCAGCAGCTCGAACACTGGGCCCGCGTGGGCCGCGAAGTGTCGAATCAGCGTCACGTGGCACGTCGCCGCGTGGAGGCCGCTCTCACCGGACGAGTGCCGTTGAGCGAGCTGTCCGTCGAGGAAGGGGTAGTGTTCAACGCCGAGATCTCGGCGGCGCTCGAAGAATCGTTGGCCACCGGCAATCACGTTGCTGAACGCGCAGGTCGGGGGCTGTCAACGGTCGCGCTCGACGAGCAAGGCCGCGTCGTCAAGTACCTGCCTGACGGTACGCAGATTCTTCTGTGAGGCGTCTCGATCTCATCGTCGGGCCCAACGGCGCCGGCAAGACGACCTTCGCCGAACAACGCCTTGCACCGCTCCTACCCGGAAGTGCGTTCGTCAATGCCGATTTGATCGCCGCGGACCGGTGGCCGGGCAGCGCCGAACAACACTCGTACGAGGCCGCGCGGATCGCGGCAACCATCCGCGACACGTTGATCGAGCGTGGCGAGTCGTTCATCGCGGAGACGGTCTTCTCGCATCCATCGAAACTCGAACTGATCGACCGGGCGCGACGTGCCGGGTATGTCGTGGTGCTCCACGTGATCCTCGTCCCGGTCGAGTTGTCGGTAGCCCGTGTGGTCGAACGGGTGGCCGAGGGTGGGCACTCGGTGCCCGAGGACAAGATCCGCGAACGATTCAAGCGGCTGTGGCCGCTGGTGGCCGAAGCGATCGACCGCTCCGACCACGCAACCGTGTACGACAACACCGCTCCGGACGTGACGCGGATCGTCGCACGGTACGTCGACGGACACGAAGCCGGTAAAATCACCTGGCCTGCATGGACTCCGGCGGAGTTGACCACGCAACCTCCTCGGTCGTGACGAACCCACCCGCACCGGAACCGTCGGACTCCCGTCGCGTACCGCGTGACGGCGCGGCCTTTCCGTACCCCGTGACCCGCGGTCAGGAATACCCTGGCAAGTGCATGCCCTTCACACCTGGAATCCGCCCGCCCGGAATCGACCCGCCATGAACGATCGCCCGCCGAGTGATTCGACGGTCGCCTCTGGGCCGCCCACCGAACTGGGCCAGGACACTCAGCTGCCACCGTCGGCGACGACGTCGGGCGCCGAACCGGTGTTCGTCGTCGAGAGCGGCGTCGAGCGCCTCGTCGCGGATTGGGAATCCTCCGGTTCGCCCGCCGCACTCACCGAGTATCTGCCCGACACCGCCGCGATCAGGCGTGCCGCGCTGATCGAGCTGATCAAGGTGGACCTCGAATACCGGTGGCTGCGCTCGGGCCGCCCGAAGCGCATCGCCGACTACTGCCTCGACTTCCCGGAACTGCTCGCCGCGCCGTTGCCGCCGGAACTCGTCTACCTCGAGTACCGGGTTCGGCGCCTGAGTGGCGTCGAGGTCGAACCCGACGAGTACCTCGCCGAATACCCGCAGCAGGCGGCCCAGTTCGAGAGTCTCCTCGAACACGACCGGCGCACCCTGGACCGCCGCACCGCCGCCGCCGAACTCGGACCGCGGGACGACCTCGACGTCGGGAAGCGTCTCGACGATTTCGATCTCATGGTGGAGCTGGGCCGCGGCGCGTTCGCCCGGGTATTCCTCGCCCGGCAGCGGTCGATGCAGCGGTGGGTGGCGCTCAAGATCTCCCGCAACATCGGCAACGAGCCGCAGATGCTGGCCCAGCTCGACCATCCCTACATCGTCCGCGTCTTCGACCAGCGCCTGCTGGAGGACCGCCAGCTGCGGGTGCTGTTCATGGAATACGTGCCCGGCGGCACCCTCCTCGACGTGGTGCGGCTGGTCCGCAAGACCCCACCCGAGCAGCGGTCGGGGAAGCTGCTCCTCGATTCGATCGACCGCATCCTCGAGGCGAGAGGCGAGATCCGGCCCGAGTACTCGAGTGTGCGGGACGACATCGCCGCCCTGTCGTGGCCGGAGACGGTCGCGTGGATCGGGCTCCGGCTGGCCGACGCACTCGAGTACGCGCGCGACCACGGTGTCCTGCACCGCGACATCAAGCCGGCGAACGTGCTCCTGGGCCTCGAAGGCATCCCCAAGCTGGCCGATTTCAACGTCAGTTCGAGCGACAGCGTCGAGACGCCCGGCGCCGGCGGATTCATCGGCGGCTCCGTCGCCTACATGTCGCCCGAGCAACTGGAAGCGGTCGACCCGGGCTCCCCGCGGACCGCCTCCGACCTCGACACCCGCAGCGACATCTTCGCGCTGGGAGTCATGCTGTGGGAACTCCTGACCGGGGCGCGGCCGTTCCCCGACGACGACGGAACCGGGTCGCCGCCGTCGCCGAGGGCACTACTCGAATCGCGTTGCCGGGGAGTGGACCCGGGGCGGTCGCCGTTGCCCGAAGACTGTCCGGCCGCGCTGCGACGCGTCCTCGTGAAGTCGCTGGCCCCGGACCGGAACGACCGATGGTCGAGCGGCCGGAAGCTGACCCGTCAGTTCGCGCTCTGCCTCGATCCGCACGCCCGCGAGCTCGTCGACCCTCCGCCGGGAAGCCTGCGGTCCACGATGTGGCGGTGGGCGCTGCCGATCGTGATCGCCGCCGTCGGCATCCCGAACCTGCTGGCCGCCGGTTACAACTACTACTACAACAAGGTGCTGATCATCGCCACGCTGCCGGTCGAGGCGCAGCAGGACCTCGAGTTCGTCCATCTGGTGATCGGTGGTGTCGCGTTTCCGCTGGGCGCGGTCCTGATCGTGTATTGGTGTCGCCTCGCGTTCACGGTGCCGCGCGGTCTCCGTCACGGCCGCTCGTACAGTCCGGTGGTGCTGGGCAAGGCCCGGGCCGCGACGCTCGGCCTCGGCGACCGGGCGGTCGTGGTCAGCTTCGGACTGTGGGTGGTCGCCGGCGTCGCCTACCCGGTCGCGCTGCAGCTGACCGCCGGCGGAATCCCGTTCCGCGCGTACACGCAACTCCTCGCATCGCTCGCCGTGTGCGGGGCGGTCGCCCTCGCCTACCCGTTCTTCATCCTCACCTTCTACGCCGTGCGGTGCCTGTCCCCGATCCTGTTGTCGCACGGAGAGTTGCGCAAGAGCGACGGCTACCGCATTCGCGCCCTCGGCCGGAGCCTCCCCCGGTACCTCGCGGTCGCGGCGTCCGTCCCGCTGATCGGCGTCGCCGGGCTCAGCTTCGTCGGCGGAAACACCGGCGACGCCGTCAACGCGACGGTGCGCGTGCTGTGCTTGGGAGGCATCTTGGCCTTCATCGGCGTGTACCAGTTGTTCCGGCGGATCGAGAGCGACCTGCGCGCGCTCGAGCGGGTGGTGTGGCTGGAGGTGCCGGGTTCGCCGTCCAGGCGGCGCCGGTAGCGATCGGGTGAGAAAGAAAAAGGGCCCTGGCGCTGCCGGGTCGGGGTCCGACAGCGCCATGGGCTCAACCTGTATTTCTCTCGAGAGCCCCTCCGCGTTACACCCTATTTGCCGCGCCCCCGGCGAGGCCGCCCATCGTCATGTCGTAGAGGACGGTGGCCAGCTCGTTTCGCCGGTCACGGAGGTCCCGGCGGAGGTATTCGAGACCCACTTCGCGATAGCTGACGGTGAGCACCAGCAGCAGCGCGTCGAGGTCCACACCCGGTCCGATCGCGGACGGGTTCACCGTCACATACGTACGGAGGAGGTCGCGGGACCGTTCTTCGATCCGGACGGAACGGTGAGCCGACAGCGTCAGGTGCGGGGCGTCGTTGAGCAACGACGCGAGGATGTCGCGATAGCGGTCGAGGACCGCGAGAAGCTGGACCTGCAGGGCGGCGTCTTTCAGGAACGTCCCCTGCGCGACGGCCTCCTCGAGATTGGCCCCGAGGGAGGCGGTGGCCTCCTCCATGATCTGGTCGATCAGCACCTCGATGATCTCGTCCTTGTTCGCGAAGTACTGATACAACGAACCCTTCGAAATGCCCGCGGCTTCCGCGATCGCGTTCGTGCTGCAGGCGGTGTATCCCTTGGTCCGCAAAACCTGACCAGTTGCCGACAGGATGCGCGCGACCGTCTCCTGCGAACGCTGCTGAGAAGGGTTTTTCCGCTGGCCAGTGGCCATTCGCTCAGCCTCCACGATTCGTTCCGCAATGCGACTTGTACCCGTCCAATTCGGTGGAGTGAACTGTAACTCACAGCAGTTTTCGACGACCGAATCGAGTGCATCGGCAATGACAGACACGCAGTCTCGCGAGTTCGCGCCCGGCTTCTCCGACTTCACGCCGCCGCGGCGGTTCGACCTGGACTCGGAGTGGGGCCGCCGCTCGATGCGGACGCTGTCGAAGTTCGTGCACGGCGACCCGACGCCCACCGCGGCGGAACGGGAACTCCACGCCAGAGCGGTCGTCAGCCAGGACGAGACCGGCGCCGCACTGGCGCGGGCGATCCTCGTCGACGAGACCGTCACGATGGCCCAGTTCTCCCAGGCCCTGTCCGCAGGCATCGGCAGCGTGCCCGACGCCGCACCCCCACTGACCGCGTTCTTCCACGCCGTCGACCACCGGCCGTCGTGGGTCGACGACCGGCGGCTCGAACGCGGTGCCGCCGTGTGCCTGCGCAGCGGAATGACGGGACTCGACCTCCTCGCGACCGGTTCGCTGATGAACGGGTACCGCAGCGCGGCCACGTCCCGCCAACTCGTGGCCACCGGCAGGCTCGTCGGCGACGGCGCCGGTCAGCGAGTCGCCGAGACCGTCCGGTGGTGGTACGAGTGCGTCCTGCCCGGTGGCATGGACCGCGACCGCCGCGGCTGGCAACTGTCGGTGCACGTCCGGTTGATGCACGCCTTCGTCAATCTCACCCTGTTGCAGGACGAGGACTGGGACGTCTCCGACTGGGGCATGCCGATCAACCAGTCGGACCAGGCCGGCACCCTCGCCCTCTTCTCGACGACGTTCCTCGTCGGACTCCGCTCACTCGGCGTGTGGGTCTCGGCCGACGAGGGCAGAGACGTCATGCACCTGTGGCGGTACATCGGCTGGCTGATGGGCATCGACGAGCACTGGCTGGTCGACGACGAGAACACCGGCCGCCGCAACATGTGCCAGATCGGGATGTTCGCACCCGGCCCGGACGAGAACTCCCGGGTGCTGGCCGACTCGCTGCAGAAGTCGTGGGCCACGTTCCACTACCCGTATGCGGAGTCCCTGCGCCGGCGGCTCAACCGCCAGCGTCTGCTCAGCATTCAGCGGCTGTTCTCGGGCAAGAAGGGCATGCGCGAACTCGGGTTGCCGATCGTGCCCGCCTGGTTCGTGCCGCTGGCACTGGCCGGGAACGGGACGATGCACGGGGCGGCGCGGCTGAGTCCGGCAGTCCGGGACCGCGTCGGCCGGCGGTCCCGGCGTCGGGTGGAGGCGTGGCTCGCCGCGAACGAGAAGTAGCCGCGGCTCAGTGGCGCTCGTAGATGCCGCGAACGAACGCGGCCTGTCCTGCGTGCTGGAGGTCGTCGGAGACCACGCTGATCAACCGGACACCGAGCGTCACCGGCGGATCCCAATTCTCGTCGACGACGCGGTCGAGGTCGTCCGCACCGATCGACTGGACGTAATCGACGGTGCGGTCGTGCACGGCGTCGTGATACTCCCGGAGGAGGCCGGCCCCGGACTGCACCCGGGCCACCTCGTCCGAGGAGTGCCCATACCCGATCGCGGCAACCGGGAACGGAAGGCCGAAACGCTCCACCCACCCGCCGGACGTCCACACCTGCTCGGTGCCCGCGACACCGGCGACGTGGTCGTCCTGCACGCGCGTCAGATGCCAGATCAGCCAGGCGATGGTGTTCGCCTTCGCGTCCACCCGAAACGTGAGGGCGTCGGCAGGGAGATCGGCCAGCGTGGAATGCACGGTCTCTTGAATGCGATCGAAAGCGTCGGTCAACAGCGCACTATGGTCCACGATCTTCCTTTCGTCGTGTTCACCTCACGTTCCACTATGACGCCACCCGGGCTCGCACAGAGCAGAGTCAGCCGACTCGATCCGGCGGCGAGCCAGGATTCGCGCGGCACGATCGGTGTCGCCGTCATCGCTCTCGGCGAGAGAGTAGACCTCGGCAAGTGTGTCTCCGATGCGCCGGCCCCGTATTGTCCGTCGCTGTCGTGAATTCGATCAGTGTCAATAGTGGTAACGACAGGCCGCAATGCGGATCTGGTCGTCGACGATCTTGTACACCAGCCGGTGCTCGTCAGTGATGCGTCGGGACCAGTAGCCCTGGAAGCCGTGTTTGAGGGGCTCAGGTTTGCCGATTCCGTCGTTTCCGTTGCGTTCGATGTCCTTGACCAGCGTGTTGATCCGCTTGACGATTTTGCGATCCTGCGCCTGCCACCAGACGTAGTCCTCCCACGCGGACTCGTCCCAGACAAGTTTCATTCAGCTAGATCCCGGACAGTTCCCCCGCCGGCTTCCAGACGATCGATCGATGCCAACAGCCGACGTGCGTTCTCCGGATTCCTGAGCAGATAGGCCGCTTCCTTCAGGGACTCGTAGTCATCGAGGGAGACCATCACCACCGGTTCGTGCCCCGCTCGCGTGATCACGATTTCTTCGCGATCATCGACGACGGCGTTGAGGACCTCGGCGTACCTCGCGCGCGATTCCGAATAGGTCATGGTTCGCATGAGTGCACCTCCCACAGGTTACGTACAAAAAATTGTACGCACGGGATGGTTGGTTTCGCAACCAACCCGGTCCGCTATAAGGACCGGAGTCGAGCGTCGGCCAGATCGTCGTGCAGGTCGAGAGGACCGCCATCCGCCCGTTCCTGCCGATCGGACTCACGCAGGACGTCGAGGTGGCATGCATCCGGGCGCAAGAGCGGACGGACCGGCCGGCATGGGCCGGGCGCACGCCCCTCTCCATCGTGCTCGGCGGAGGCGGCGTCGTGCATGCAGTCGAGGATGCCGCGGGGAACGTCCGGCCACCCGGGCTGCCAGTCGACGCCCTCAGACCAGCGAAAGAAGCAATCACCTACGACTGGAATCCAATTCCGGCTCGGGGCTGACGGTCTCGTCCGGCTCCGGGGCCGACGCGAGCTTGCTCGGCCACCAGATCTTCTGGCCGATGTCGACGGTGAGGGCGGGTACGAGGAGTGACCGCACGAGGAGTGCGTCGAGGAGCACACCGAACGCGACGATGAAGGCGATCTGCGCGAGGAAGATCAGCGGGATGACGGCCAGCGCCGAGAACGTCGCCGCCAGAACCACTCCCGCCGACGTGATCACTCCCCCGGTGACGGTCAGTCCGCGCAGCGCTCCGCGGCGGGTGCCGATGCGCCGGGCCTCTTCCCGGACGCGGGTCATGAGGAAGATGTTGTAGTCGATTCCGAGGGCGACGAGGAATACGAACGCGAACAGCGGGACGACGGGGTCGGCGCCCGGGAATCCGAAGATGTGCTCGAAGACCAGGGACGAGATGCCCAGCGTCGCAGCGAAGGACAGCACCACCGTACCCATCAGCAGCAGCGGAGCGAGCAGCGACCGCAGCAGCAGGCACAGGATCGCGAACACCACGAGAATCAAGACGGGGATGATCAGGGTGCGGTCCCGCGTCGAGGTCGTCTTGGTATCGAGGTCCGTGGCGGTGGTGCCGCCGACCAGTGCGTCGGCGCCGTCGATCGGATGGACGGCGTCGCGCAGTCGGACGATGGTGTCCTCGGCCGCGAGGGAGTCGGCCGGGTCGGTCAGGGTGGCTTCGATCGCCACCCGGCCGTCCACCACCAGTGGGTCCTGGCTGCCGGGCGCGGTCAGCACGGTGAGGTCGCCGACGCCGCCGACCCGGCCGGCGTCGAGTACCGCGTCGAGGGCGCCCTCGTTCGCGATGATCACGGCCGGTGAACCGGATCCGGCGTCGAAGTGGTCGCCGAGGATCTGCTGGCCCGCAACGGAATCGACGTCGAGAAGGAACGTCTCGGACTCCGCGACACCGCTGGCCTTGAACTGAGGGAGAAGGAGCGCGAAGAGCAGCAGCACGAGGCTGGACGCCACCCAGAATCGGCGCGGATGTGCGCCGATCCGCGCGGCGAGCGCGGCCCAGAACTTGTGGTCGGCGGCCTCGTCCTTCTCGGCGTGCCGTGCGTCGAAGGCGGGCCTGCTCGGCCAGTACGCCGCCCGGCCGAGGAGGACGAGCACCGCGGGGAGGTACGTCATGGACGCGACGAACGACGCCGCGATGCCGATGGCCGCGACCGGTCCGAGACCGCGATTGGAGTTGAGATCGGACAGCAGGAGGCAGAGCACACCGGCGATGACGGTGCCCGCGGAGGCGGCGACCGGCTCGAGCGTCGCCCGCCAGGCGGTCCGCATGGCAC from Rhodococcus opacus B4 encodes:
- a CDS encoding type II toxin-antitoxin system Phd/YefM family antitoxin; its protein translation is MRTMTYSESRARYAEVLNAVVDDREEIVITRAGHEPVVMVSLDDYESLKEAAYLLRNPENARRLLASIDRLEAGGGTVRDLAE
- a CDS encoding MMPL family transporter, whose product is MTTTAHPRPVRRLRWILPAVLVIVWLAVGGFGGPFAGKLSTVQQNDSTSFLPASAEATEVSQLQKGFSDTQFVPAIVVAERTSGITAADTEFLAGTAASFAGAEGFGDEVSPPIPSADGQALQMFVPVDSTGEVGDSVTELRDALGAAPDGLTVLVTGPAGQVADLSAAFAGIDGLLLLVAGVVVILILIVVYRSPILPFAVITSAVFALGLSSLLVYVLADAGVIALNGQSQGILFILVFGAATDYALLLVSRYREELRIEQDKYRAMRTAWRATLEPVAASAGTVIAGVLCLLLSDLNSNRGLGPVAAIGIAASFVASMTYLPAVLVLLGRAAYWPSRPAFDARHAEKDEAADHKFWAALAARIGAHPRRFWVASSLVLLLFALLLPQFKASGVAESETFLLDVDSVAGQQILGDHFDAGSGSPAVIIANEGALDAVLDAGRVGGVGDLTVLTAPGSQDPLVVDGRVAIEATLTDPADSLAAEDTIVRLRDAVHPIDGADALVGGTTATDLDTKTTSTRDRTLIIPVLILVVFAILCLLLRSLLAPLLLMGTVVLSFAATLGISSLVFEHIFGFPGADPVVPLFAFVFLVALGIDYNIFLMTRVREEARRIGTRRGALRGLTVTGGVITSAGVVLAATFSALAVIPLIFLAQIAFIVAFGVLLDALLVRSLLVPALTVDIGQKIWWPSKLASAPEPDETVSPEPELDSSRR